Sequence from the Rhodococcus jostii RHA1 genome:
TGCACTCATCGAGTCCCTTGCTGAACAGCCCAGGTAAATACGCCTTCAGCGTCGCGGTGAAGTTTCTCGTCCCGGCGAAGTCCTGATCGTCGCTCGACCCTGGCCAAGAGGTCGACTTCGAGTGGCAGAAGCCAACCGGCACGGTAGTGGACTTCACATTTGTAGCCACTCAGGTACGACCCGTCCAGGCCGATTAACGATCCCCACGCGGCACGGCGAACCCTACGGGGATTCCGGTGTGCTATCGAATCCGAACGCTCGATCGCAGCAAGTCGGTCACTGGTGTTGACCACGCTGTGTGCAGAGCTCACTGATCGGATAACTGACCGAGTCGTCTACGCGGTCGATCCAGACGGCGTTTCCATCCCGGACGTCAGGCTTGAAAAGCAGCAAGGGGCTGCGGCTCGATATGGGCCACAGGACGAATTCGTAGCCTGAGAGCCAGTCCTGAACCGCCTCTGCGATCTCGGCCGTCGCGGTCTCAACGTTTTGTCTCGTATGGGATGCCGAATCCGAATCCGCTCGGAATGTCCACACCATTGGTCCGGGCCTCGACGGCATTGAGTCCGATAGTCCATGCCGGGATCTCGTCCGTGGTGTCTTCTCTTGTCCACATGAGTGAGCTGTACTTGTCGAATTCGCTGAAGCACTGAGTATCCCGGCCGACTGCACGGCACGCCTAGACGAAATGAGTAGGTGCGTCGGCGGCATCTCGGCATCGAGGTTAAGTCGCCACCTAAGCTTTCGCGGCAACGGTGGTTGAGTCCACGCCTGTGTCGCTTGGTACAGCAAGTCTTTCGGAGCGTCTGCGGCGGATTTCTTCCACTCGAAGTCGATCAGATCGCCGACACTGAGTTCGAAGGCGCTTTCCTGACGGCGCTCGCTGAAAATGCTCAGTTCTGCTTACCGAAAGTGCTCACCCGTGTGGCTCCGCCGATGAGGGCGGGTCTCCCTCGATGCTGGTGGTCTCTGACCACACACCAGCGATTCGAGGGAGACCCGCAATCTCATGCTGACATGGGAGGAAGACGTGGAACTACATGCACTGCACAAACAGGGCTGGACGATCTCGGCGATCGCCCGCCACACCGGCCGCAACCGCCGCACCATCCGCAACTACATCAACGGTGTCACCACCCCCGGTATCCGCAAACCCGCACGTGAGGACCCCTTCGAACCGTTCGTCGAGTACGTCACCTGCCGGCTGGCCGAGGACCCGCACCTGTGGGCCCGCACCCTGTGCGACGAGCTCGAAGAGCTCGGCTACCGGTTGTCGTATCCGACGCTGACCCGGCAGATCCGCGACCGCAAACTCCGCCCGGTGTGCGAGGCCTGCGCGAACGCCACCGACCGGGCGAACGCGATGATCGACCATCCGCCCGGCGAGGAAACTCAGTGGGACTGGGTCGATCTGCCGAATCCACCCGCCTCCTGGGGCTGGGGCGGGATGGCGCACCTGCTGGTCGGGTCCCTGGCGCATTCGGGGCGCTGGCGCGGGATCCTGGCACCGGCGATGACCCAACCGCACCTGGTCGACGGCCTCGACCGGGTCAGCCGCCAGCTCGGCGGCGTGACGAGGGTGTGGCGGTTCGATCGGATGGCCACCGTCTGCCATCCCGAGTCGGGCCGGGTGACCGCGAGCTTCGCCGGCGTCGCGAAGCACTACGGCGTCTCGGTGGCGATCTGCCCACCCAAAGCCGGGAACCGCAAAGGTGTCGTCGAGAAGGCCAATCATACTGCCGCGCAACGATTGTCACGCACCCTGCCCGACGACGTCACCGTCGAACAGGCCCAACAACGCGTGGACGAGTTCTGCCGGCTGCGGGGCGACACCCGGATGCGGGCCACCGCCGACGGCAAGGCCTCGGTGGCGACGGTGGCGGCCGCCGAACCGTTGACCGCGCTGCCGGCCACGCCGATCCGGCGATCCTCACCGAACCCCGGACCGCATCGCGGCAAGCGCTGGTCTCCTACCGCGGCAACCGGTACTCGGTGCCCCCGGAGCTGGCGTCGGCGCAGGTCACCGTCACCCAAGTCCTCGGATCGGAGGTGATCGACATCGTCACCACCGCGCAGATCACCATCGCCCGCCACCGCCTGGCCCCGGACGGCGCCGGGGTGATCGTCCGCGATCACGGTCATGTCTACGCGCTCGAGCAAGTGGCCATGGCCGCCGCCGGGTCCGCCGGGCGCCCGCACCGTCGGAAGGAACGCATCCCACCCGGACCCGCCGCGATCGAGGCCGCGGACGTGTTGCGCCGCAACATCACCGGACCGGCCACCACAACATCGAGTGCGGTCGCACCCTCGGCTGCAACGGCCTCGACGGTCATCGACCTGTCCACCTACGAGCGGGCCGCCCGCGGAAGGAACACCCTCGCATGACCACCACCCCGATCCCCGATGCGGTGCCGGCGCCGAACACCGCCGAGGCGGCCAGCCTCTACCAACGCCTGCGCGGCCATCTGGCGGTGCTCAAACTCCACGACGCCGCCGAAGCCCTGCCCGCGGTCCTCGACCGCGCGCAACAGACCAACCTGTCGATGACCGCCACCCTGGAGGAGTTGCTCTCGATCGAGGTCGACGCTACCGAGGCCCGCCGACTCGCCGGACGATTGCGGTTTGCGTGCCTGCCGACACCAGCGTCGCTCGAGGACTTCGATTTCGACGCCGCCGCGGGCCTCGACCGGAAGCTGATCGCCGAGCTCGGGACCTGCCGCTACCTCGAAACCGCGACGAACCTGCTGCTCATCGGCCCGCCGGGGGTCGGCAAGACACACCTCGCGGTCGGGCTCGCGCGGGCCGCGGTGCACGCCGGCTACCGCACCTACTTCACCACCGCCGCCGACCTCGCCGCCCGCTGCCACCGGGCCGCGATCGAGGGCCGGTGGGCGACGACGATGCGGTTCTTCGCCGGCCCCACCCTGCTGGTCGTCGACGAACTGGGCTATCTCCCGTTGCCCGGCGGGCGGCGTCGGCGCTGTTTCAGGTTGTCACGCAACGGTATTTGAAGACCTCGATCATCATGACGACAAACCGCAGTGTCGGCAAAGCGCACAGGTTCGTGCGAACGTGTGCACGGTGACGCCTGAATTATCACAGGTCCGCGAGCAGGGTGGGATCGACGCGGTCGGCGAAGTAGGCCAGGACGCCCTCGGCGCTCATGCCGTAGGTGGTGGCAATCAGATTGGGATCGTGGCTGTTGGTCAAGGCCAGCAGTCGGGAGGCGCGCAGGGTGGAGATCGTGGTGTCGGCGGGGTCGAGGAGGTGGCCGAGGTAGGGCTGGGATGCCGGTGTCCGCCCGGATCGGGTGATCTTGGTGACGATGACGTGGGGATTGTGGGTGCCGGATCTGCGGTGCTCGAGGCATCGGGTCAGTGCGGCCCAGGTCGCCGGGTCGAGCGGGATCGGTTGTGGGCGGCGGCCGAGCCGAACCGTGCGGTGCTGGTGATCGATGTCGGCGAGCTGCAGGTGACGCAGTTCGTGCTGTGAGGCACCGTGGATCAACGCCATCAGGCCGACGAGGGCCTCGTTCGGCGCCACCTCGGTTGATGTGCACCAGCGCGTGAACAGTTCGCGCTGTCGCGAGCGCGGCAGGGTCCGTCCATGGAATCCGCGGGGCTTGCGCACGCGCAGCTCGGCGGTGGGATCGATCAGGATGAGCTTGCTGCGGCGAGCGAAGCGGAAGAAGTGGCGAAGTCCGCCCAGGCGGCCGCCGGCCGACGAGACCTCGGCGAGGTAGTTCTCGATCACGGCCTTGTCGACCTGCGCCCAGTCCTCGATTCCGCGTCCGACGAGATGGCATGACAGGTCCCGGATCTGGGCCAATCGCTTGTCGATGGTGGTGTCGGTGCGGGGTCGGGTCCCGGCGCGGCGGGCGCGGTCTCGTTCGTCGAGCATTGCGCGTTCGAACGCGGCGACGGCGGGCCGCAACGGTTCGGGCACGGCCTGCACGCGTCGCGCCCGGCGGCCGGCCGCGAGCCGCTGCGACTGGTCGGTGGGCAGGGCAAGAGCGCGGGCGGTGAAGAAGTCCTCGAGCGTCTTCGCGAGCGACCCGATCGAGCGGCCGGGGATGCGGGCCCGGTCGAGTAAGGTCTGCGGCATTGCCCGTGGCTCGGTGCGCAGCAGTGCCCCGAGCTGACTCACCAGACGTGTCGCCTGCCCCGGACAGTACCGATCTGCAACGTGGATGGTGAAGTCCCACAGCCAATTCGGCGGATCATCCAGTTCGGCGAGGAGGTGTTCGGCGCGGGTGTAGGGGCGTTGGGGGCGGCGTTGCCAGCAGCGGTTGCACAGCCTCGCCCCGCCGCCGCGGATCACGCGCCCGCATTCGGTGCATGCGGCGGCCGGCTTCGGCGCCGACCCCGGGTGTGAGCACGGTCCGCACCAACCGGTGTGTTCGCGTAAGTAGCCGTCGCGGCCGCAACGCGGACAGCGTCGGCGGGCGGCGGCGAGGTCGTGACGGCGGCGGCACCGCAGGCACCGGGTCTCGCCCTTGCGGCGCACGACGGCACCGCAGTCGTGGCAGGTGCGCGAACACGACCGGCATCGCCCGGTGTCCGGACTCAAGACCCGCTCGATCCCGCAACGGGGACACGGCGACTTCGCCGCAGCGGCGACCGCGTTGCGCCAGCACCGGCAGCACAAATCGCGGCCGAGTCGGCCCCGCGGCCGACCGCAGCGGGTGCAGTCCCCGACTTTCGTCGTCACACCGGCGGCATCGACCGGCCGCCGACTCGCCGCGCCGCGGGCTCCGATGCTGTCGGCGCCGAGGGCTCGGCGGGGACCCGATCGGGCGTGGTGTCGAGGTCGAACAGGTCGTTCGGGGTGCAGTCGAGCGCAGCGCACAACGCCAGTAGCGTGCTGAGCTTGATCTGCGAGGGTTCCTTGGTGAACAACGCCGACACCGACGCCGACGACAGCTCGAGTCCGCCGCGTTCGGCGAGCAGACGGCGCAGCTGGGTGCCGGTCCATACTTCCCGTTGCGCCGCGGCCATCCGCAGTTTCCATCTAATGTGCATCATCATCTCCCTGCAGGAACGCGACGGTGTCGGACACCGCGCTGCGGTAGGCGTCCTCGATGAACGTCTCCGACGGACGGACGTACCGCATCGTCGATCCCACCGTCCAGTGCCCTAACATCTGTTGTATCGCAACGAGATCGACTCCTCGTTCGTAGTTGTGGGTGGCGCATGCCCGGCGCAGCGCGTGCGGGCTGAACCGGTCCGCCGGCGAGCAGTGCTCGAGATCCTGCAGATACCGCAGACGGTTGCGGATCGTGCCTCGGGCCATCGCACCACCACTCTGATCGCAGAACAACACCGCCGATTCCGGCAACTTCGGTCGTACATCCTCGAGATACCACC
This genomic interval carries:
- a CDS encoding integrase, whose translation is MIRGGGARLCNRCWQRRPQRPYTRAEHLLAELDDPPNWLWDFTIHVADRYCPGQATRLVSQLGALLRTEPRAMPQTLLDRARIPGRSIGSLAKTLEDFFTARALALPTDQSQRLAAGRRARRVQAVPEPLRPAVAAFERAMLDERDRARRAGTRPRTDTTIDKRLAQIRDLSCHLVGRGIEDWAQVDKAVIENYLAEVSSAGGRLGGLRHFFRFARRSKLILIDPTAELRVRKPRGFHGRTLPRSRQRELFTRWCTSTEVAPNEALVGLMALIHGASQHELRHLQLADIDHQHRTVRLGRRPQPIPLDPATWAALTRCLEHRRSGTHNPHVIVTKITRSGRTPASQPYLGHLLDPADTTISTLRASRLLALTNSHDPNLIATTYGMSAEGVLAYFADRVDPTLLADL
- a CDS encoding helix-turn-helix domain-containing protein, which produces MHIRWKLRMAAAQREVWTGTQLRRLLAERGGLELSSASVSALFTKEPSQIKLSTLLALCAALDCTPNDLFDLDTTPDRVPAEPSAPTASEPAARRVGGRSMPPV